One window of the Pedobacter ginsengisoli genome contains the following:
- the folK gene encoding 2-amino-4-hydroxy-6-hydroxymethyldihydropteridine diphosphokinase — translation MKNSLMWWLNIYFVNISKKIASGFYMMFDTKKVYLLLGSNLGDRKQLIDDAMAQIALDIGEVFVRSSVYETEAWGKEDQPSFLNVALGVNTKLTPVEVLDRALEIELELGRVRHEKWGSRLIDIDVIFYDNIVVDMKDKLQIPHPQMQYRKFVLEPLAEIAPDYVHPILKITVKQVLERLHDNLSVSRI, via the coding sequence TTGAAAAATTCTCTCATGTGGTGGTTAAATATTTATTTTGTAAATATAAGTAAAAAAATAGCCTCAGGCTTTTATATGATGTTTGATACTAAAAAAGTTTATTTGTTACTGGGTAGTAACCTTGGAGATAGGAAACAGCTGATTGATGATGCTATGGCACAAATTGCACTTGATATTGGTGAGGTATTTGTAAGATCATCGGTTTATGAAACTGAGGCATGGGGTAAGGAAGATCAGCCTTCTTTTTTAAATGTTGCATTGGGTGTGAACACAAAGCTTACACCTGTTGAGGTGTTGGATAGGGCTTTAGAAATTGAATTGGAACTGGGTAGGGTAAGACACGAAAAATGGGGCTCCCGTTTAATTGATATTGATGTTATTTTTTATGATAATATTGTAGTGGATATGAAAGATAAGTTACAAATACCTCACCCTCAGATGCAATATAGGAAATTCGTTTTAGAGCCTCTGGCAGAGATTGCACCTGATTATGTACACCCGATCTTGAAAATAACTGTTAAGCAGGTATTAGAAAGATTACATGATAATTTATCTGTATCTAGAATTTAA
- the pssA gene encoding CDP-diacylglycerol--serine O-phosphatidyltransferase has translation MIKKHIPNAITCANLFSGCIGIVYAFNGALETAAYFVLLSGIFDFFDGFAARLLNVKSNIGKDLDSLADMVSFGFLPGVVMYQLLSQSDYTLSYLPYLAFIITVFSALRLAKFNNDTRQTEDFIGLNTPMNTLFIVSLPFIQKDYPSVINSTLLLIALTALLSWLLVSEIRIFSLKFSSTSWAQNKIKYIFLIISVLLIPFLKFAAVPFILVLYIGLSILHFRRIPTA, from the coding sequence ATGATAAAGAAGCATATCCCTAATGCAATAACCTGTGCAAATCTGTTCTCAGGTTGTATAGGAATAGTTTATGCTTTTAACGGAGCTCTGGAGACAGCAGCATACTTTGTGCTGCTGTCCGGAATCTTTGATTTCTTTGATGGCTTTGCTGCCAGACTGCTAAATGTAAAATCAAACATCGGGAAAGATCTCGATTCTTTGGCTGATATGGTAAGCTTTGGTTTCCTGCCGGGAGTAGTAATGTATCAGTTGCTTTCTCAAAGTGATTACACATTATCTTACCTGCCTTACCTTGCATTTATCATCACTGTATTCTCTGCATTAAGGTTAGCCAAATTTAACAATGATACCAGGCAAACTGAAGATTTCATTGGACTCAATACCCCAATGAATACCTTGTTTATAGTCTCCTTGCCTTTCATTCAAAAAGACTATCCTTCGGTTATCAATTCTACCTTGCTTCTTATAGCATTAACGGCATTATTAAGCTGGTTACTGGTAAGTGAAATTAGAATATTCTCTTTAAAATTCAGCTCAACAAGCTGGGCTCAGAACAAAATAAAATATATTTTTCTAATCATATCAGTACTGTTAATTCCGTTTCTAAAATTTGCAGCAGTGCCTTTTATATTAGTATTGTATATAGGATTGTCGATTCTACATTTCAGGCGTATCCCTACTGCCTAA
- the rho gene encoding transcription termination factor Rho, whose amino-acid sequence MFNKTELNEKLTAELREIAKTQGILNADELRKAELVEIIAQITEQETNVPVAEVTEVAAPAKVSKAKAAKDTGTAEKPTRKRIRISAKEDEGPTTKPFNKASLFDPLPGSEQRYADEAAQEIIIPDAEPEVETPQAPSETIETAKSAPVAAPVQNAPSGENKKNNKPQRDENRPKGPNSGGHQKQNENSYSNLDFDNTITNEGVLEIMPDGYGFLRSADYNYLSSPDDIYVSQSQIKLFGLKTGDTVKGSIRPPKEGEKYFPLVRVETINGRLPADVRDRVPFDYLTPLFPTERLNLFTETNNYSTRIIDLFTPIGKGQRGLIVAQPKTGKTNLLKEVANAIAKNHPEVYLIILLIDERPEEVTDMARSVRAEVIASTFDEPAERHVKIANIVLEKAKRLVECGHDVVILLDSITRLARAYNTTAPASGKILSGGVDANALHKPKRFFGAARNIEKGGSLTILATALTDTGSKMDEVIFEEFKGTGNMELQLDRKLSNKRIFPAIDITASSTRRDDLLHDRDTLQRVWILRNHLADMNAQEAMEFVQAQIKGTKSNEEFLISMNS is encoded by the coding sequence ATGTTTAATAAAACAGAATTAAATGAAAAACTCACAGCCGAATTGCGTGAGATTGCAAAAACTCAGGGCATACTAAATGCTGATGAGTTACGTAAGGCTGAACTGGTTGAAATTATTGCACAGATTACAGAACAAGAAACAAATGTTCCTGTTGCTGAGGTGACTGAGGTAGCAGCACCAGCTAAAGTTAGTAAAGCAAAGGCTGCAAAAGATACCGGCACTGCAGAAAAACCAACCCGTAAAAGAATCCGGATATCGGCAAAGGAAGATGAAGGCCCAACAACTAAACCTTTCAATAAGGCATCATTGTTTGATCCTCTTCCGGGCTCTGAACAAAGATATGCAGATGAAGCTGCTCAAGAGATAATCATACCTGATGCTGAGCCAGAGGTTGAAACGCCACAAGCACCTTCAGAAACTATAGAAACTGCCAAATCAGCTCCGGTAGCTGCCCCTGTTCAAAATGCCCCTTCAGGCGAAAACAAAAAGAACAACAAGCCTCAAAGAGACGAAAACAGACCTAAAGGACCTAATTCAGGTGGTCATCAAAAACAAAATGAGAATAGCTATTCAAATCTTGATTTTGACAATACCATCACCAACGAAGGTGTTCTGGAAATTATGCCAGATGGTTATGGTTTCCTAAGATCTGCCGATTATAATTACCTTTCATCTCCTGATGATATTTATGTATCTCAATCTCAAATCAAGCTATTTGGCTTAAAAACAGGCGATACAGTTAAAGGAAGCATCCGCCCTCCAAAAGAAGGCGAGAAATATTTCCCTTTGGTAAGAGTAGAAACGATTAACGGACGCTTACCAGCTGATGTTAGAGACCGTGTTCCGTTTGACTACCTTACTCCTCTGTTTCCTACAGAAAGGTTAAACCTTTTCACAGAAACCAACAACTACTCTACCAGGATTATTGATCTGTTTACCCCAATAGGTAAAGGTCAGCGTGGTCTGATTGTAGCACAGCCTAAAACAGGTAAAACCAATTTACTTAAAGAGGTTGCCAATGCAATTGCCAAAAATCATCCTGAAGTTTATTTGATCATATTATTGATAGATGAACGTCCGGAAGAGGTTACTGATATGGCAAGAAGCGTAAGAGCTGAGGTTATTGCTTCAACTTTTGATGAGCCTGCAGAACGTCACGTTAAAATTGCTAACATCGTTTTAGAAAAAGCAAAACGTCTTGTAGAATGTGGTCATGATGTAGTAATCCTGTTAGACTCTATCACAAGGTTAGCAAGAGCATACAACACAACTGCTCCAGCATCTGGTAAAATTCTTTCTGGTGGTGTTGATGCAAACGCATTGCACAAACCTAAACGTTTCTTTGGTGCTGCACGTAACATAGAAAAAGGTGGTTCTCTAACCATCCTTGCAACAGCCTTAACAGATACCGGTTCTAAAATGGACGAGGTAATCTTCGAAGAATTTAAAGGAACTGGTAACATGGAACTACAGTTAGATCGTAAACTATCTAACAAACGTATCTTCCCTGCTATTGATATCACTGCTTCAAGTACACGTAGAGATGATCTATTACATGACAGAGATACGTTACAACGTGTATGGATTTTACGTAACCACCTTGCAGATATGAATGCTCAGGAAGCAATGGAATTTGTACAGGCACAAATAAAAGGCACAAAATCCAACGAAGAGTTTTTAATTTCGATGAATAGCTAA
- the sppA gene encoding signal peptide peptidase SppA: MREFFKYVFATIVGVIISLVLFTLLFVVIIVGVVSSLEGDKTVSVSSNSVLYLNLDQAIRERTPDDTFSNLPIVGGDGEKSIGFNDILKSLKKAKTDDNIKCIYLNVTSPNAGFATLREVRNALIDFKTSKKKIIAYSEVYTQGAYYLASAADKVYLNPEGALEFKGLSSQIMFFKGALDKLGIEAQIIRVGSYKSAIEPFITDKMSDKNREQVTAYLTGLYNTFLEGIGESRHISTPTLHQIADDYKIQQPKDAVAYKLIDGLKYKDEILDELKTLSGKDKKSNISSITINDYAKNVNTDIGESSKNKVAVIYADGDIVGGEGSNAQIGSERLSRTIRKARLDSNIKAIVLRVNSPGGSALASDVIWREIILAKKVKPVIASFGDVAASGGYYIACAADSIFVQPNTITGSIGVFGVIPNFQKLLNTKLGITFDGVKTGKYADIMSTNRPLTDGERLIIQTDVNRVYETFIAHVSEGRKRTKAYIDSIGGGRVWIGTDAVKIGLADRTGSFNDAITSAAKKAKVKDYRVVEYPEMISPLKSFMDSSTDKVRTYYAKQELGENYPIYQQIKSTISKSGVQTRMPFEIIVK, encoded by the coding sequence ATGAGAGAATTTTTCAAGTATGTTTTTGCAACCATTGTAGGCGTTATCATTTCACTTGTCCTTTTTACCCTGTTATTTGTAGTAATTATTGTTGGTGTGGTTTCATCTCTCGAGGGCGATAAAACTGTTAGCGTTAGCAGCAACTCAGTACTATATTTAAACCTCGATCAGGCAATTAGAGAACGTACTCCTGATGATACTTTTTCAAATCTGCCAATCGTGGGCGGGGATGGTGAAAAAAGCATCGGGTTTAACGACATACTTAAATCTCTTAAAAAAGCAAAAACCGACGATAACATCAAGTGCATTTATCTTAATGTAACTTCTCCAAATGCGGGCTTTGCAACATTACGCGAAGTAAGAAATGCTTTAATAGATTTTAAAACCAGCAAAAAGAAAATCATAGCCTACAGCGAAGTTTATACTCAGGGTGCTTATTACCTGGCATCTGCTGCTGATAAAGTTTATCTGAATCCTGAAGGGGCGCTTGAATTTAAAGGCCTAAGCTCTCAGATTATGTTCTTTAAAGGCGCACTTGATAAACTAGGTATTGAAGCCCAAATAATAAGAGTAGGTTCATATAAAAGTGCAATTGAGCCATTTATTACCGATAAAATGAGTGATAAAAATCGTGAACAGGTTACTGCTTATTTAACCGGCCTGTACAATACTTTTCTTGAAGGAATAGGTGAAAGCAGACATATCAGTACACCTACATTACATCAAATTGCAGATGATTATAAAATCCAGCAGCCAAAAGATGCGGTAGCTTATAAACTAATTGACGGGCTTAAATATAAAGATGAAATACTTGATGAACTTAAAACTTTAAGTGGTAAAGACAAGAAAAGTAACATCAGCAGCATAACTATAAATGACTATGCTAAAAATGTAAACACAGATATTGGTGAAAGCAGTAAAAACAAAGTTGCGGTAATTTATGCTGATGGTGATATTGTTGGCGGAGAGGGCTCTAATGCACAGATCGGTTCTGAGCGTCTTTCAAGAACCATCAGAAAAGCCAGACTAGATTCAAATATTAAAGCCATCGTATTAAGGGTAAATTCACCAGGTGGCAGCGCGCTTGCATCTGATGTGATCTGGAGGGAAATTATTCTTGCAAAAAAAGTTAAGCCTGTAATTGCTTCATTTGGCGATGTAGCAGCATCAGGCGGTTATTACATTGCCTGCGCAGCCGATTCAATTTTTGTACAGCCCAACACAATCACAGGCTCTATCGGTGTATTTGGCGTGATCCCTAATTTCCAGAAATTATTAAATACTAAATTGGGAATTACTTTTGATGGCGTTAAAACTGGCAAGTATGCTGATATAATGAGTACAAACCGCCCTTTAACAGATGGCGAAAGATTAATTATCCAAACCGATGTAAACAGAGTTTACGAAACCTTTATCGCTCACGTATCCGAAGGACGTAAAAGAACTAAAGCATATATCGACAGCATTGGAGGAGGCCGTGTTTGGATAGGCACCGATGCAGTAAAAATAGGGCTTGCAGATAGAACCGGCAGCTTTAATGATGCAATTACCTCCGCAGCAAAAAAAGCAAAAGTAAAAGATTACAGAGTAGTTGAATATCCGGAAATGATAAGCCCTTTAAAATCATTTATGGATAGCAGCACAGATAAGGTAAGAACATATTATGCTAAGCAGGAACTTGGCGAAAATTATCCAATTTATCAGCAAATAAAATCAACCATTTCAAAATCAGGCGTACAAACCCGTATGCCATTTGAAATTATAGTGAAATAA
- a CDS encoding histidine phosphotransferase, translating into MINVNKNDEPLDLSYLREMSADNAEFIIEMIDLFKAQTPVYLSELESAVADKNWPLVSTCAHRMKPTFAYIGREDAKLHMQMIEHNARELIEVEALPKAFAEIAEFVPVLYRQLDLARADLEKEL; encoded by the coding sequence ATGATTAACGTAAATAAAAATGATGAGCCTTTAGATCTTTCTTATTTAAGAGAGATGTCTGCAGATAATGCAGAGTTTATCATAGAGATGATAGATCTTTTTAAAGCTCAAACACCTGTATATCTTTCTGAACTTGAAAGTGCAGTTGCCGATAAAAATTGGCCGTTGGTATCAACATGTGCACATAGAATGAAGCCTACCTTTGCTTATATTGGAAGGGAAGACGCTAAATTGCATATGCAGATGATTGAACATAATGCCCGTGAACTTATTGAAGTAGAAGCATTGCCAAAGGCTTTTGCTGAAATTGCTGAGTTTGTGCCGGTTTTATACAGGCAATTGGATTTGGCAAGGGCAGATCTTGAAAAAGAACTTTAG